One genomic window of Terriglobia bacterium includes the following:
- a CDS encoding carboxypeptidase regulatory-like domain-containing protein — translation MFSKTRSLMLVALVIVGLVGAVPGLFAQASDGVILGTVTDATQAVIPNAMVAATNKATGIVYTATTNSVGEFRINNAPVGTYDVNITASGMTPQRLANVQVELNRTSTENITMQVSSVSADVVVREAPPLIDSSTSQLETTFKADQAVNQPMAGNFINDTGVLNLSLLAPGVTQSGGMGYGEGPSVGGQRQTNNAFFVDGVDNNRHDVTGPTVTVPNDAVAQFSILENQFSPEFGGASGGIFNIVTQSGTNDIHGSLYEYVNNRNMNALDGKVAAQGFPAPGVRIPRLDYNRVGGTVGGPIIKNKLFYFGDYEYSPEGQASVPGSPIVGPTAAGFATIAGLPGISATNLGILTKYLAPAPIANAPSITVGGVAIPTGSISVSGPSFFNKQNIVASIDYDASNSDKIRGRYIYNRYNSIDTFAQLPVFYTPVPDNRHLFSISEFHTFSATALNEFRVSYSRKNNNFPVGNFTFPGLDQFPNLQFDDLNLQVGPDSSAPQGYIQGQLQANENFTKTFSRHTVKAGYQFLDVIASNSFIQRERGDYDYTMVDLYLHDLSPDSEGERSVGVTGGTPAGYLFHSMYVNDDFRVKPNLTLNLGLRYEYMTVPVLTRYQKFSAPANVPGLITFAEPTPQKTNWAPKIGFAWTPSGRTDWAVRGGFSLNYDLTYNNLNINAKPAYFQQTHDVDLTMQTPNFLKNGGLLPSNAIVITTDPVAARAAVASFMPNEQIRPYSINYTVSIQRSFGSNYTIEARYLGTKGVHLFVQDQLNRISNITPTNGLPTYFTMPSLATLATLPRTLGGLQDQLNAMTGGNGSNSYAAAGFPNTITAYEPIGNSKYNGLALQLIKRYTNNFSYAAAFTWSHALDDSTATVFSTELTPRRGQDFGNMRNDWSTSALDRRLRFTFAPVYDFKPFSNGSWLLKNVVGNWNITGSYTFQSPEYATVQSGVDSNLNNDTAGDRAVVNTSGQALLGSDVTPYNAAGAAVAAGDRSIVAYVANHSNARYVVAGLGAFPNAGRNTYPLRRTDDVDFQLMKRFGITEKTRFEVAGQIFNIFNHPQFTGDLLNDVYPNQNNTTRSFLLVNNPEFGHFEDGFFTSNPRQITVVGRIVF, via the coding sequence ATGTTTTCTAAAACCAGATCATTGATGCTTGTGGCGTTGGTGATAGTCGGACTCGTCGGAGCGGTGCCGGGTCTGTTCGCTCAGGCTAGCGACGGCGTCATCCTGGGCACCGTAACGGATGCCACTCAAGCCGTGATTCCGAACGCGATGGTGGCGGCGACGAACAAGGCCACCGGCATCGTGTACACGGCGACGACGAATTCCGTCGGCGAGTTCCGGATCAACAACGCCCCGGTCGGTACCTATGACGTCAACATTACAGCGAGCGGGATGACACCGCAAAGACTGGCGAATGTGCAGGTGGAATTGAATCGAACCTCCACCGAAAACATCACCATGCAGGTGTCTTCGGTAAGTGCAGATGTCGTCGTGCGTGAAGCGCCGCCGCTGATCGACTCGTCGACCTCTCAATTGGAAACCACCTTCAAGGCGGATCAGGCGGTCAATCAGCCGATGGCCGGCAACTTCATCAACGACACCGGCGTATTGAACTTGAGTTTGCTGGCGCCCGGCGTCACGCAGAGCGGCGGTATGGGTTATGGTGAAGGACCGTCGGTCGGCGGCCAGAGGCAAACGAACAACGCGTTCTTTGTCGACGGCGTGGACAATAACCGTCATGACGTGACGGGGCCGACTGTGACCGTGCCTAACGACGCCGTCGCCCAGTTCTCGATTCTCGAGAACCAGTTCAGCCCGGAGTTCGGCGGCGCCTCCGGAGGCATTTTCAACATCGTCACGCAGAGCGGCACGAACGACATTCACGGTTCCTTGTATGAGTACGTCAACAACCGGAACATGAACGCCCTGGACGGAAAAGTGGCGGCACAGGGATTCCCGGCACCCGGTGTGCGTATTCCCCGTCTCGATTACAACCGCGTGGGCGGAACGGTCGGCGGTCCCATCATCAAGAACAAGCTGTTCTATTTCGGGGATTACGAGTATTCGCCGGAAGGCCAGGCTTCGGTTCCGGGCTCGCCCATCGTTGGCCCCACGGCCGCAGGCTTTGCCACGATCGCGGGGTTGCCGGGTATCAGCGCGACGAACCTCGGCATTCTGACGAAGTATCTGGCGCCCGCGCCCATTGCGAACGCGCCTTCGATCACGGTCGGTGGCGTGGCGATTCCGACGGGATCCATCAGTGTTTCGGGTCCGTCGTTCTTCAATAAGCAAAATATCGTGGCCTCCATCGACTATGACGCAAGCAATTCCGATAAGATCCGCGGCCGGTATATCTACAACAGGTACAATAGTATCGATACATTCGCGCAGTTGCCTGTCTTCTATACGCCGGTTCCGGACAATCGACACCTCTTTTCAATCTCAGAGTTCCACACCTTCTCGGCGACGGCGCTCAACGAATTCCGGGTTTCTTACAGCAGGAAGAACAATAACTTCCCGGTTGGGAACTTCACGTTCCCCGGCCTCGACCAGTTCCCGAACCTGCAGTTCGACGATCTGAATCTTCAGGTCGGTCCGGACTCGAGCGCCCCACAGGGATACATTCAGGGGCAGCTTCAGGCGAACGAGAATTTCACCAAGACGTTTTCCAGGCACACGGTCAAGGCCGGATACCAGTTCCTGGACGTGATCGCCAGCAACTCTTTCATCCAGCGTGAACGCGGCGACTATGACTATACGATGGTCGATCTGTACCTGCATGACCTGAGCCCGGATAGCGAGGGTGAGCGCAGCGTGGGAGTCACCGGAGGAACGCCTGCGGGTTATCTCTTCCATAGCATGTACGTCAATGACGACTTTCGAGTAAAGCCCAACCTGACGTTGAACCTCGGCCTGCGGTACGAATACATGACCGTGCCGGTTCTGACGCGTTACCAGAAGTTCAGTGCTCCGGCGAATGTGCCGGGACTGATCACGTTTGCGGAACCGACGCCCCAGAAGACGAACTGGGCGCCGAAGATCGGATTTGCCTGGACTCCCAGCGGCAGGACCGATTGGGCCGTGCGCGGCGGGTTCAGCCTCAATTACGATCTGACGTACAACAACCTGAATATCAACGCGAAGCCGGCGTACTTCCAGCAGACGCATGACGTCGACTTGACCATGCAGACGCCGAATTTCCTGAAGAATGGAGGCCTGCTGCCTTCCAACGCGATCGTGATCACGACCGATCCCGTGGCGGCGCGTGCGGCCGTTGCATCGTTCATGCCGAACGAACAGATCCGGCCGTATTCGATCAATTACACCGTCAGCATTCAGCGAAGTTTCGGCAGCAACTACACGATCGAAGCCCGTTACCTCGGCACCAAGGGCGTTCACCTGTTCGTGCAGGATCAGCTCAATCGCATTTCGAACATTACTCCGACGAACGGCCTGCCGACGTACTTCACGATGCCGAGCCTTGCGACTCTGGCAACGCTGCCCCGGACACTGGGTGGCCTGCAGGATCAGCTCAACGCCATGACCGGCGGGAATGGCTCCAACAGCTATGCGGCAGCGGGATTCCCCAACACGATCACGGCTTACGAGCCCATCGGGAATTCCAAATACAACGGCTTGGCTCTTCAGCTGATCAAGCGGTACACCAACAACTTCTCCTACGCCGCCGCTTTCACATGGAGTCATGCACTGGACGATTCCACCGCGACAGTGTTCAGTACCGAACTGACGCCGCGCCGCGGCCAGGATTTCGGCAATATGCGTAACGACTGGTCGACTTCGGCTCTGGATCGCCGTCTCAGGTTCACGTTTGCGCCTGTCTACGACTTCAAGCCGTTTTCGAACGGCAGCTGGTTGCTGAAGAATGTCGTCGGCAACTGGAACATCACCGGTTCATATACCTTCCAGTCGCCGGAGTACGCGACCGTTCAAAGCGGCGTCGATTCCAATCTCAACAACGACACGGCTGGGGATCGGGCTGTCGTCAATACCAGCGGCCAGGCTCTGCTCGGCAGCGATGTCACTCCATACAACGCTGCGGGTGCGGCCGTTGCAGCGGGCGACCGCAGCATCGTCGCTTACGTTGCGAACCATTCCAACGCGCGGTATGTAGTGGCCGGACTCGGGGCTTTCCCGAACGCGGGAAGGAACACCTATCCGCTACGCCGAACAGATGACGTCGACTTCCAGTTGATGAAACGTTTCGGTATCACGGAGAAGACGCGGTTCGAAGTTGCGGGGCAGATTTTCAATATCTTCAACCACCCGCAGTTCACCGGAGACCTGTTGAACGATGTCTATCCGAATCAGAACAACACCACCCGGAGTTTCCTGCTGGTCAATAATCCGGAGTTCGGTCATTTCGAAGACGGATTCTTCACAAGCAATCCGCGGCAGATTACGGTCGTCGGTAGAATCG